Part of the Clostridium sporogenes genome, AAATGGATACAAAAAAATATTTTGGGAGATTTTTATCATCACATTCAATATAAATTTAGGAATAATAAAGATATTACCACCCTTTATAGGATTTATAATTATTTTAAGTGGAATAAGTTCTTTATATAAAGAAACCCAAATAGAGTCTTTTAATAAGGCTAAAACTTTTGCAATTATTATAAGTGTTATAGCTACTATAGGAGAATTTACAGGGATTTTCTCAATTGAATTAACTAATTCTTTTATATTCAATGAAGTATATATAGTTTTTTCTAAGATTATAGAACTAATTATGTTTTATAAATTATTTAATGGCTCAATTGAATATCTAAATGATAATGATAAATGTGATTTAGCTTGTGAAAGTATAAAAAAGCTAAGATTTTATATTATAACTTCAGTAATTAATATCATATTTTTAAATTTAACATTGATATTGGATATTAAAATTTTTAATATTATAGTACTTGCAATGTTAATTATTTTACGTATCTATTTAATGATGTCAATTTCCAGTTTTAAAAATGTAGTTGTTTAAGAACTTAAAACTAAATAGATGATGAAGAATATATTTGTAAGAATATAATAAAATTTTATGGCACTTAATAACTTTATTAGTTTAAAGGAGCAGCTGATATAATAGAAGAACAAGTGAAGATTAATGGGAAAATTACGTAAAACATACTAAGGAAAAAATTAAAAGTAATATTTTAGAAAGTACTTAATAGTAAAATATTAGATATTAATATGAAGGGGATGATTCAATGATTTTAAAGAAATCATGGTTTTATATAATTATATATGCTGTTATTTTTCTTACATTCATGTATTTAGATAATTCAATAGTTAAACAACCAGAGCTGACTTGGTATATATTTCTAATCTCCATGACTTTTATGACATTAACATCAATTATTGCAATTGTACTGTCATTTAGAGAAAAGAGGACAAGTAAAGGATTATTGAGTGAAGATTAATTGTATTTTATTTGTGTTACAGTTAAAATTTGGTTGTATTCTAAGGGGATATTTGAAATAATTATAATATGTTTAAGGAACATATCTTTTTTATATTAAAATTTAATCAAAAGGAAGATGATTATATGTTAATAGTAATTGAAAGAGAAAAATTATATGAAGAAGTTTGGAATATAAAGATGAAGGAATTAGCAAAGTTGTATGGAATTTCAGAAGCTACTCTAAGAAAATATTGTAGAAAATTAAATGTACCATTCCCGCAGAGTGGATATTGGATTAAAGTTAGAAATGGAAGTAGCCCTAAAAAGGTGAATTTACCACAGTTTTATGGAGAGAATAGAATTGTTATACAAAAGCATGAATATAATAAAGAATATAGCTATACCAAGGAGAATAGGTTAAAACATATGACAGAAGAAGAGAAAAATAAGATCTTAGAGTTTTGTAATAATATAAAAGTGCCGAAAAGTTTATATAAGCCTCATCAACTTATTAAGGAAATTAAATTTTACAATGACAAAAGAGATATGATAAGAGATGGTAGAGCTAATAATTTAAATATGAAAGTATCAAGTGAGTTGAAAAATAGAGCTATTAGGATAATTGACAGCATTTTTAAAAGTTCAAAAAAACTAGGATTTAAGATAAAAAGTAAGGATAAAGATACTAGAATATGTGTAGGCAATGACGAAGTTAGAATAGGATTGAAAGAAAAACTTATTAGAGCTGAGCATGTTAAGACTGATAAAGATTCATATTGGGGTCCTAAATATGATTATAATTACTCTGGTGAATTATTATTATTTATTGATGAATACTATGCTCCAAGAAAAAATTGGAGAGATCTAGATAATATCAAGTTAGAAAATATGGTGGGGGACTTTATTATTGCTGTTATTGACACAGCTGAGATTCTTAGAATTCAACATGAGAAGGCAAGAATAGAAGCTGAAATAATAAAGAAAAAGAAAATAGAACAAGAGAAGTTGAAAAAGAAACAAGATTATGAAATGAAAAGGATTAGGAAATTGAAGATTTGTGCTGAAAATTATATAGTATCAACTAAAATAGATGAGTACATAAATGCATTAGAAAAAGAACTAACTAATATCATAGACAAAGATAAAAGAATTAGAATTTCTAAATATATAGAATGGGCAAAGGAAAAATCAGAATGGATAAATCCTATTATTCAAAAAGAAGATAAAGTACTTGGAAAGAAATATGATGATACATTATATGATATTGAGTACAAAGATGGTGAGGATTACCTATGGATATATGATTAGGAATTCTCTATTATTTAATAATATATGTAACTATAATTATTAGGTAAAAAAATAATATTAAGTGGTATAAAAATTTTTATGATAACTAAGATTTGGGGAGGATATTAATATGAAAAGAGAAAAAATTAAAACTCCAAAAGATGAAATTGTGGATTATTGGTTTTCTAGAGTAGATGGGTGTGGATTAAGTGTAGATGCATCTGAGGCACATGAAAGATGCTGGAGATGCGGATGTAAAAAATCATTGGAAAGATGTCATATTATTCCGGATTCTTTAGGAGGTGAAGATAAACCTTCAAATCTTGTGCTACTTTGTCACAGATGTCATTTAGAAAATCCTAATGTCACAGATCCAGAGATTATGTGGGATTGGCTTCGTGCATATGGGACGACATTTTATGATACATTTTGGGCAATACAAGGGATAAAAGAATATGAATTTATATATAATAAATCATTGAAAGAGGAGTTTGAAGTAAGAAATATAAAGGATATTAATAAGTTTAAAGAAATAGTTACAGAACAAATCCACAAAACAACATTTCATTATGGACATCCTTATCTAAATTCAGCAACATTAGCAGGAGTTCTTAGAAGTGCATTAAAAAAGTATAAATAGTAGTTGTTGTATGTTCAAAATGTTAGGAATATTATAAAAAAAATAAAGAGCATTTGGATCTTGATCAAGACAAGAAATTTTTAGACATTCAATTGAATCTTTACTTAAACCATATTTGGGAATAGTTGTTTTTGAGAAAGACTTAAAAATATTTTTGATTTTTTAGTTTTTTCCCGGGTGTGTTTTTTTAAAAAAGTATCATATAATTCATTATATATGTTCATTGGTAAATTTTGTGGAATCCTTGCAGTTTGTTGCGCCGAGCATCATTATGCCCAACAAATAAGCCGCTTTTTTCTACGTCTACAAAGAGATTATCTAGTCCAAATATTAGTTAAAATATACTCTATAGATAGGCTTATTTTATCTATTACACAAAATAGTCATCTGAAGTTAGAAAACATGATATAATTACTATTAGTTAAGGTAAAACAGTAAGGTATAACGCCTTGTTGCTATTAACATTTTGTGTTTAATTGTTATCTATATCATTTGTGGAGGTGCAACAAATGAATTTAACGAAATGGGATCAATATTTAAGATATGTTGAATTATGCAGAGAAGGAATACAGTCATTTTCTGAATATCCATATTGCTTATCAGCAATAAAAGATTTATCTAGAATAGAGTTTCATCCCAAAGTGACATATATTGTAGGTGAAAATGGTACTGGTAAATCAACAATACTTGAAGCTATTGCCATAGCATGTGGTTTTAATCCAGAAGGTGGAACTAGAAATTTTAATTTTTCAACAAAGGATACCCATTCAGATTTATATAAAAACCTTAAATTGGTTAGAGGAGTTAAAAGACCATACGATGGTTTTTTTCTAAGAGCAGAAAGCTTCTATAATGTGGCTACAAATATAGATGAAATATATGAAATAGATGATTTAGATCCATATGGGGGAGTATCACTACATTCACAGTCTCATGGAGAATCTTTTTTATCAGTTATTAGAAATAGATTTACTGGAAGCGGTTTATATATTTTGGATGAGCCAGAAGCAGCATTGTCTCCATCAAGGCAAATGTCTATGCTTGTTATAATGCATGAATTAATACAGAAAAATTCTCAATTTATAATAGCTACTCATTCCCCTATAATAATGTCTTATCCAGATTCAATCATTTATGAACTAAGCGATGGTATAAAAGAAGTAATGTACAAGGATACTGAACATTATAAAATCACAAGAAATTTCCTTGATAAACCTGAAAAAATGCTAAAAATACTTTTATCTGAAGAGTAAATCCCTTTACTGAATTTTATTACCCTTACCAGAGATAATATTTTTCAAAGGGAAGTGTGATTTTTCAAGAGGAGTATATTACTTACATAATTTTTATTTAAAGGAAGTTAATAAAGCTAAAATAACAGATATTGATTTTGAGGATATAGACCTCGCTGAGGTATCTATAACTGAAGCCAAATTGAAGAGGGTAGAAGCAGGATAGCTTTGCCTTGATTGGTTGAGCCATCCTGCTTTTCCACCATCTTTATGCGAATATATGTCGTATAATTATGTGATTCAATTCTAATTATATCGAATTATTCCAAGAAGGGCAGAGGAACACTGTGCGCTTCTAGTATATTGTAGATAATAAAAACAAATGAAGTTTTATATAATGACACAAATTGAAATTAAAGCGACATAACTATTGAATATAAAAATATGAACGATGGATCTTTGATGTGGTGTTTAAAAATGAAATTATAATTCATAAGTGTAATAATACGGTGTTAACAATATGGGAGATGTGCTATAATTTCTATAGATTAATAAACAATTGTAAGATTTTACAGCTTAAAAGCTATAAGGTATCAATGCCTTATAGCTTTTTTATATTAGTTTTACAACATTTAATATCATTTACTTTGCTCCTAATGCAAGGATGCTATTATTGCCCCTATCAAGATTTGATATATCAAAGTAACGTAATTTGGAATATAGTTGCTCAAATATATAGATTATGGTAAAACTCGATATGGCCTCATCATATCATTATCTTCATGGTCCAATATATGGCAATGCCATACATAACCTGGTCCCTTCGATGGATCAAATGGATACAAGTTTTCTCCAGGACAGGACGCCTTAACATTTTGCGGTGCAAAACGAACTCGGATTCTTGTTATCTCTCCAGGGGGGGCTTGTACCGTATCTTTCCAGCCTGCTTCATTAGCTGCAGGTGGCTGATTATCGCCTGTAATATATGATTCTGGACAAAGAGCCTTTGGTGTGGTAATCCATGGAGGCAATCCTATATCAGAATTCAAATCAAGCCAATCCTTAGTATATGCATCTACATCAAAGACTTGTCTACAGAATATCTTGAACTGTACCAGATGCAAATGAATTGGATGTGAATCCATAGTAAGGTTGACAATATCCCACTCCTCCGTTGAACCTACAACAGGCAATTCTGAAACAGGAGCAGCCCATCTTTGACCATTTAATGTCACCATTTGTGGTCCGTTAGGCCCTGCAATCTCATACAAAGTCAATACTCTTCTCTTGCATGATGACTGAAGTTTTGGCACAGGTTCACATCTCAACTTTTCAGGAAGCTCAGGTGGCATTGCCATGTTATCTTGAACAGTAAACTGCATAATCTGACCTGTAGTATCCTTATCAGGCGCATCTCCAGTAGGATATGGTGCGTTTGCATCGTTATTTAGAATGATTTTAGTACCAGCAGGTATTTCTGTAAAATCCACAAGTATATCCGCACGTTCCCCTGGTGAAATAAGAAGTGATGTGAGAGGTACAGGCTTATTAAGATAACCTCCATCAGTTCCTATTTGCCAAAACTGCATTCCATTCGAAAACTTGAGGTTGTAAAACCTTGCATTTGAACCATTTAACAATCTAAAACGATACCTGGTCATATCTACATTGAGATTTGGCCATACTCTTCCATTTACCATAATAGCGTCACCAAAGAATTCCGGCTGCCAATAAGGATGAATTGCTGGATTATCTCCCTCTGAAGGGAAGTTGAGGCTACCATCTTCATTAAAGGAACGATCCTGGATAGCTATTGGTACTTCATATTTTGCGCTTGTAATCAGTGGTCCTGGATAATCAAGTGGATTGGCAGGATCTCTGAGAATATAAAAGCCTGCTAGTCCCATTACAACATTAAGTCGGGTTACTCCTAATGCATGATCATGATACCATAAAGTTGTAGGCTCTTGAACATTGGGGTAATGAAAAGTATCTGTAATATACTTTGGACCCTTTAAACCTTTTGCTGTCCACCATGCTTCAGGGTTACCGTCGAACATGGATGCTTGTTCACCTCCGTGAAGATGAGTTACTAGCGGTACATCCTTCTGATCTTCTGGCACTCCCGGTGGAAACGGAGGCCAGCCTCCAGGTGGT contains:
- a CDS encoding helix-turn-helix domain-containing protein encodes the protein MLIVIEREKLYEEVWNIKMKELAKLYGISEATLRKYCRKLNVPFPQSGYWIKVRNGSSPKKVNLPQFYGENRIVIQKHEYNKEYSYTKENRLKHMTEEEKNKILEFCNNIKVPKSLYKPHQLIKEIKFYNDKRDMIRDGRANNLNMKVSSELKNRAIRIIDSIFKSSKKLGFKIKSKDKDTRICVGNDEVRIGLKEKLIRAEHVKTDKDSYWGPKYDYNYSGELLLFIDEYYAPRKNWRDLDNIKLENMVGDFIIAVIDTAEILRIQHEKARIEAEIIKKKKIEQEKLKKKQDYEMKRIRKLKICAENYIVSTKIDEYINALEKELTNIIDKDKRIRISKYIEWAKEKSEWINPIIQKEDKVLGKKYDDTLYDIEYKDGEDYLWIYD
- a CDS encoding HNH endonuclease — translated: MKREKIKTPKDEIVDYWFSRVDGCGLSVDASEAHERCWRCGCKKSLERCHIIPDSLGGEDKPSNLVLLCHRCHLENPNVTDPEIMWDWLRAYGTTFYDTFWAIQGIKEYEFIYNKSLKEEFEVRNIKDINKFKEIVTEQIHKTTFHYGHPYLNSATLAGVLRSALKKYK
- a CDS encoding AAA family ATPase; protein product: MNLTKWDQYLRYVELCREGIQSFSEYPYCLSAIKDLSRIEFHPKVTYIVGENGTGKSTILEAIAIACGFNPEGGTRNFNFSTKDTHSDLYKNLKLVRGVKRPYDGFFLRAESFYNVATNIDEIYEIDDLDPYGGVSLHSQSHGESFLSVIRNRFTGSGLYILDEPEAALSPSRQMSMLVIMHELIQKNSQFIIATHSPIIMSYPDSIIYELSDGIKEVMYKDTEHYKITRNFLDKPEKMLKILLSEE
- a CDS encoding multicopper oxidase family protein, with the protein product MEVNPLDPKLIPKYTQELVIPPSFLPTICTSPVSGAVSYNYTVTMNQFQQQILPPEFNPTTVWGYGGTIKDTSTGEEVKFQNAPGPTFEAVRDIPINVKWVNEITAPYSLAVDPTIHWANPNNTPMTPPPGGWPPFPPGVPEDQKDVPLVTHLHGGEQASMFDGNPEAWWTAKGLKGPKYITDTFHYPNVQEPTTLWYHDHALGVTRLNVVMGLAGFYILRDPANPLDYPGPLITSAKYEVPIAIQDRSFNEDGSLNFPSEGDNPAIHPYWQPEFFGDAIMVNGRVWPNLNVDMTRYRFRLLNGSNARFYNLKFSNGMQFWQIGTDGGYLNKPVPLTSLLISPGERADILVDFTEIPAGTKIILNNDANAPYPTGDAPDKDTTGQIMQFTVQDNMAMPPELPEKLRCEPVPKLQSSCKRRVLTLYEIAGPNGPQMVTLNGQRWAAPVSELPVVGSTEEWDIVNLTMDSHPIHLHLVQFKIFCRQVFDVDAYTKDWLDLNSDIGLPPWITTPKALCPESYITGDNQPPAANEAGWKDTVQAPPGEITRIRVRFAPQNVKASCPGENLYPFDPSKGPGYVWHCHILDHEDNDMMRPYRVLP